The following are encoded in a window of Brevibacillus sp. DP1.3A genomic DNA:
- the fabD gene encoding ACP S-malonyltransferase: MSGIALIFPGQGSQYVRMGMAWSSGFTEADRLFEEAADILGYDLKALCMEGPISQLSKTFYTQPSLLTVSVIAFRRYMHEVGIAPQFAAGHSLGEYSALVSSGVLSFGDALSLVKERGRFMEEATEAGLGSMIAVRGADLNMVREFCYQYSTVEQPATIAGYNSLMQYVVSGHYTTVTALADELEKHGAQIARLQVSGPFHSPLMQQAAERLATELHKYTFQKAQWPVISNITAQPYSDTASIREGLILQMTHPVQWTQTMQYLTDHGVHQAIELGPRTLLKNLAKEMLNVTGVLSLDNDMDRDEMARLFSVRHLIVRCLAMAVSTPNTNWNEMEYQKGVIFQVRRMKELLKSAESANPPSAFKQRQEVLECMRSILQTKRVTEAEQIIMLEHLRRAQDGAVSNLN; this comes from the coding sequence ATGAGTGGCATTGCTTTGATTTTTCCAGGCCAAGGATCTCAATATGTAAGAATGGGAATGGCATGGAGTAGTGGATTTACAGAGGCGGATCGCTTATTTGAAGAGGCTGCTGATATTTTGGGGTATGATTTGAAAGCTTTATGCATGGAAGGTCCGATCTCCCAGCTATCCAAGACATTCTACACCCAGCCCTCCCTTCTGACGGTCAGCGTGATCGCGTTTCGTCGGTATATGCACGAGGTTGGAATCGCACCTCAATTTGCCGCAGGCCATAGTCTGGGTGAGTACTCGGCCCTGGTGAGCAGCGGTGTTCTATCCTTTGGAGATGCTTTAAGTTTGGTAAAAGAGCGTGGGCGCTTCATGGAAGAAGCTACTGAGGCCGGACTTGGTAGTATGATTGCTGTTCGTGGAGCTGATTTGAATATGGTCAGGGAGTTTTGCTATCAGTACTCCACAGTCGAGCAGCCAGCTACCATTGCCGGTTACAATTCGCTCATGCAGTACGTAGTCTCTGGTCATTATACTACCGTTACTGCGCTGGCTGACGAGTTAGAGAAACATGGGGCGCAGATTGCTCGCCTCCAGGTAAGTGGTCCATTTCACAGTCCGCTTATGCAGCAAGCGGCGGAGAGGTTGGCTACGGAGCTACACAAATATACCTTTCAAAAAGCACAGTGGCCGGTGATCTCGAATATCACGGCACAGCCTTATTCAGATACAGCCAGCATCCGTGAAGGATTAATTCTGCAAATGACTCACCCAGTTCAATGGACACAGACTATGCAGTATTTGACCGATCATGGAGTACATCAGGCGATAGAGTTAGGTCCGCGAACTTTGTTGAAAAATTTGGCAAAGGAAATGTTGAATGTGACTGGGGTACTTTCCTTGGACAACGACATGGATCGGGATGAAATGGCACGTCTTTTTTCTGTACGCCATTTGATTGTCAGATGCTTAGCGATGGCAGTGTCTACTCCGAATACCAACTGGAATGAGATGGAGTACCAAAAGGGCGTTATTTTTCAGGTTCGGAGGATGAAAGAATTACTGAAGAGTGCAGAATCTGCTAACCCTCCTTCTGCTTTTAAACAAAGACAAGAGGTACTTGAGTGTATGCGCTCGATACTCCAAACCAAGCGGGTAACCGAAGCAGAACAAATCATAATGCTAGAGCATTTGAGGAGGGCTCAAGATGGAGCAGTTTCAAACCTTAATTGA
- a CDS encoding nitroreductase family protein — translation MSISQPSQRMEHQPFFDVIQERRSVRSYNPEVKISREELAEILRQATLAPSAANLQPWRFLVIDTPELKQKLLPIAFNQQQVVEASAVVAVLGDLENIRMAEKIYGQAVDAGFMPAETAKSMVEHYTGMYSSMPPEVIRQIAYTDGGLVSMQLMLVARAKGYDTVPIGGYDKQKFMEAFRISGLYIPIMLIAIGKAAKPGHPTVRLAVDDVAFFNEMPKE, via the coding sequence ATGTCAATTTCACAACCATCGCAAAGGATGGAGCACCAACCTTTTTTCGATGTTATTCAAGAACGCCGGTCGGTTCGTAGTTATAATCCCGAGGTCAAAATTTCGCGGGAGGAATTGGCCGAAATACTGCGGCAAGCCACGCTGGCTCCTTCAGCCGCTAACCTGCAGCCGTGGCGGTTTCTCGTTATCGACACGCCGGAGCTGAAGCAGAAGCTGCTTCCAATTGCATTCAATCAACAGCAAGTGGTCGAAGCTTCGGCTGTCGTCGCCGTTCTTGGAGACCTCGAGAACATCCGGATGGCCGAGAAGATTTACGGTCAAGCTGTCGATGCGGGCTTCATGCCTGCGGAAACGGCAAAATCGATGGTTGAACACTATACCGGCATGTATTCGAGCATGCCGCCCGAGGTCATCCGCCAAATCGCTTATACCGACGGCGGGCTAGTATCGATGCAACTCATGCTTGTCGCCCGCGCTAAAGGATACGACACGGTACCGATTGGCGGCTACGACAAACAAAAGTTCATGGAAGCTTTCCGCATATCAGGACTCTACATTCCGATTATGCTGATCGCCATCGGCAAGGCGGCGAAGCCCGGTCATCCGACGGTGAGGCTGGCAGTCGATGATGTAGCTTTCTTTAACGAAATGCCTAAGGAATAA
- a CDS encoding TetR/AcrR family transcriptional regulator, giving the protein MTMKKNEADPRVVRTRRLLQDAFDSLIQEKDFESITVRDIAERATVNRTTFYAHFVDKFEILEAKLMESFMTIINRRISCHEVLNEETIQSIFLGVCDFHKGLSTMCKRRYESLGPVFEIQIKEKIQTILLSFIDKDKMLSSPNAQFLLNTASIMLSWGMYGAAYVWNNEGRLISAESFVKQTMPLVMNGAKELLG; this is encoded by the coding sequence ATGACAATGAAAAAGAATGAAGCTGATCCTCGTGTGGTACGTACACGGCGACTCCTTCAAGACGCTTTTGATTCACTAATTCAAGAGAAAGATTTTGAATCGATAACCGTTAGGGATATTGCAGAGCGGGCTACTGTTAACAGAACGACTTTTTATGCGCACTTTGTAGATAAGTTCGAAATTCTTGAGGCCAAACTAATGGAATCATTTATGACAATCATAAATCGTAGAATAAGCTGTCATGAAGTATTAAATGAAGAGACAATTCAGAGTATTTTCCTGGGTGTATGCGATTTTCACAAGGGTCTAAGCACTATGTGCAAAAGAAGGTATGAATCGCTTGGACCTGTATTCGAAATTCAAATAAAGGAAAAAATTCAAACGATACTTCTTTCCTTTATAGACAAAGACAAGATGCTATCGAGTCCAAACGCTCAATTCTTACTAAATACAGCTTCTATCATGTTAAGTTGGGGTATGTATGGGGCGGCTTACGTTTGGAACAATGAGGGGCGTCTAATTAGTGCGGAATCATTCGTTAAACAGACAATGCCCTTAGTGATGAACGGAGCCAAAGAACTGCTGGGATAA
- a CDS encoding helix-turn-helix transcriptional regulator: MKLKDARIDKKLSQEKISRIINVSLKHYQNIEYGITVPSVTIALHICEVLNIDPRDVDEWKDRRIPN; encoded by the coding sequence TTGAAACTAAAAGATGCGCGAATAGACAAGAAATTATCTCAGGAAAAAATAAGCAGGATCATAAACGTATCCTTGAAACATTATCAGAACATTGAATACGGGATTACCGTTCCCTCTGTGACGATTGCGCTACATATTTGCGAAGTTCTCAACATCGATCCAAGAGACGTTGACGAGTGGAAAGATAGACGTATACCTAACTAA
- a CDS encoding MarR family transcriptional regulator — protein MQSTELSKQRIIQLYIQLVTQQELRESKLTARMAEEMQKLESEMGVKLNLTLSEIHFIACIGDHGPINVTTISEKVNLTKGSITRISKKLWKLDLIKRQQLVDNKKEVYYRLTARGQKLYKIHHRMHQDIEQRFMSFLDKYTPEQLAFSRELLEDLLDWDF, from the coding sequence ATGCAAAGTACAGAACTTTCCAAGCAGAGGATCATACAGCTTTACATTCAGCTAGTCACGCAGCAAGAACTGCGAGAAAGCAAATTGACTGCGCGAATGGCAGAAGAGATGCAGAAGCTGGAATCCGAAATGGGGGTGAAGCTAAACCTTACCCTATCCGAAATTCATTTCATTGCCTGTATCGGCGATCATGGTCCCATCAATGTCACCACGATTTCGGAGAAAGTCAACTTAACGAAAGGGTCCATAACACGGATCAGCAAAAAGTTATGGAAGCTTGATTTAATTAAAAGGCAACAGCTGGTTGATAATAAGAAAGAAGTATACTATCGGCTAACGGCAAGGGGACAAAAGCTGTATAAGATTCATCACCGGATGCATCAGGATATTGAACAGCGATTTATGAGCTTTCTAGATAAATACACACCGGAGCAATTAGCATTTTCCCGTGAACTGCTGGAGGACTTGCTGGATTGGGATTTCTAA
- a CDS encoding monooxygenase → MQVDYEVIIVGGGPVGMMVAAELALAKVKVCVLERLKETTPYSRALTVHPRTLEILDMRGLKAKLLDRGKPITTGHFAALDRRLDFSVLDSSSNYTLIIPQHDTEKVLEEWAKNLGVEIRREEEVVAVHQDQHGVEVESVGPNGKAVLTALYVVGADGAASIVRKQAGIPFVGKNATFTAMQGDVVLKNPPESGAPSYFNEQGLVMIVPLPAGMHRVVLIDSERMAVPKEEPVSLEELRTSLLRILGDDLGISDPFWMTRFGNATLQAQRYREGRIFLVGDAAHIHFPAGGQGMNVGLQEAINLGWKLAAHLKGWAPDWLLDSYHTERFPINTALLTNTQMQSVLFGSSEFSPSVIALRNMLSNLLQIPEANYRLATQISAFNVQYEPDRETQPHVLNGRRFTELNLRLKNGECQNAYELFHSGSFLLLHFGSDDRLDDAFDWSKYKHVHVVHASLAKGAAEWHDVHTALIRPDGYVAWAVSQEESNPMEAIRKGIIHWCGHD, encoded by the coding sequence ATGCAGGTCGATTATGAAGTGATTATTGTTGGTGGTGGACCAGTTGGAATGATGGTAGCTGCAGAGCTGGCGTTGGCTAAAGTGAAGGTGTGTGTACTTGAGCGCTTAAAGGAAACGACCCCGTATTCACGGGCGCTCACTGTACATCCGCGCACACTGGAAATCCTGGATATGCGCGGGTTGAAAGCGAAATTACTTGATAGAGGAAAGCCGATTACGACAGGGCATTTTGCTGCGCTTGATAGACGCTTGGATTTTTCTGTCTTAGATTCTTCCTCCAACTACACACTGATTATTCCCCAACATGATACGGAGAAGGTACTAGAGGAGTGGGCAAAAAATCTAGGGGTGGAAATACGCAGGGAAGAGGAGGTAGTGGCCGTACACCAAGATCAGCACGGGGTTGAGGTAGAGTCTGTCGGGCCGAATGGAAAGGCTGTGCTGACGGCACTCTATGTGGTCGGTGCAGATGGCGCTGCCAGCATTGTCCGCAAGCAGGCAGGCATTCCGTTTGTCGGTAAGAATGCTACTTTTACGGCTATGCAAGGGGATGTCGTTTTGAAAAATCCGCCGGAATCGGGAGCTCCTTCCTACTTTAATGAGCAAGGTTTGGTCATGATTGTACCCTTGCCAGCAGGGATGCATCGGGTGGTGCTGATCGATTCGGAGCGAATGGCTGTACCAAAGGAAGAACCAGTTTCCTTGGAGGAGCTTCGCACTAGTTTGCTGCGTATTCTTGGAGACGATTTAGGAATTTCCGATCCGTTTTGGATGACTCGTTTTGGCAATGCGACCTTGCAAGCTCAGCGTTATCGAGAAGGACGGATTTTCCTGGTGGGAGATGCAGCGCATATTCATTTTCCAGCTGGAGGACAGGGGATGAACGTTGGCTTGCAAGAGGCAATCAACCTGGGGTGGAAGCTGGCGGCCCATTTAAAAGGCTGGGCACCGGATTGGCTGTTGGATAGCTATCATACAGAGCGTTTCCCCATCAATACCGCATTGCTAACGAATACACAGATGCAATCGGTGCTTTTCGGTAGTTCGGAATTCTCTCCATCCGTCATAGCTTTGAGGAATATGCTGTCCAACCTGCTGCAAATACCCGAGGCGAATTATCGGCTGGCTACCCAAATCTCTGCGTTCAATGTCCAGTATGAACCGGATAGGGAGACGCAACCGCATGTATTGAATGGTCGACGTTTTACAGAGTTGAATCTGCGCCTGAAGAACGGTGAGTGCCAGAATGCATACGAGCTTTTTCATTCTGGTTCATTCCTCTTGCTACATTTCGGCTCAGATGATCGATTGGACGATGCTTTCGATTGGTCGAAATACAAGCATGTCCATGTAGTTCACGCTTCGCTTGCTAAGGGAGCTGCTGAATGGCATGACGTACATACTGCGTTGATTCGACCGGATGGATATGTCGCATGGGCGGTTTCCCAAGAGGAGTCTAATCCGATGGAAGCAATTCGAAAAGGAATCATCCACTGGTGCGGACATGATTGA
- a CDS encoding S-layer homology domain-containing protein — translation MQKAKNRASKDFKKLLATAVLAGSLALPGTGLAATALPFSDIGGNVNKDAILKLNYAGVLKGYTDGTFKPNKEVTRAEFAKVAVLALGYTDAQAKLLQGKTVFKDLPADHWATGYINLAVSQGIIKGYPDGTFKPNHNVKIAEALTVYVQGLKIDVRPSASSEWYIPYLLEADRAGIYDAKETPTAAAPRDTVAKYTDRFMETPVYANGAYYDKDGNAKGTDQKLPVVKGAVASYDKSGKKLKLVGQNKEIEIADSAQVYGNLVVGAQVEYITKNGRVAFLTVVTSDSEIVEGIVKTGLNFTTAVGDEKKFKAIVNGREVVLEVEDGVNVSRSHIGQKFVAVVGDNGKIKSITISDNTTKGIVEKVSSVSGSNSKKELRVDGTTYVLDSKATIKGKEHPEAKATSASFSDIEKDDLVELTLNVDGEVSELLYTKLSYTDTITVDTDKNRIRVGSVNYEVHEDTELFVDEDEVDELDELASGQIAVLTFDKNGNLVKVEQGVGAATNKLISDTTAYQAGKLATVKIDGKTYDILTNAKLKVDGDSVSPTTIKTDQFNDHRILTWKYNVGTNDIVELTLEKQTVKGYVTKKSGSKITVNGKVYELLSGVTIDSDAASNDNEYTLTLNNAGKVKAITGAPRKVSGVVDSVEVRNDDGKVTSAKVEINGKTYDVTDEDAIEDVDQFEYVTLTLDRDGDVIAASVSGKLAKENASFVGIESRVNKDKYVFFNDESTSLKMTEDAKIKYYNGNDLKESDLSSKDKVDLWTNNQGHVYVIVVAKR, via the coding sequence TTGCAAAAAGCAAAGAATAGAGCAAGCAAGGATTTTAAAAAATTATTAGCAACTGCGGTTCTGGCAGGTTCGCTTGCGTTACCGGGTACCGGATTGGCTGCTACGGCACTGCCATTCTCCGATATCGGAGGAAACGTAAACAAAGACGCGATTCTGAAATTGAATTATGCCGGAGTTTTAAAAGGATATACCGATGGCACGTTCAAGCCGAATAAAGAAGTGACAAGAGCAGAGTTCGCCAAAGTTGCGGTGCTGGCACTCGGGTACACAGATGCCCAAGCAAAGCTCTTGCAAGGAAAGACCGTTTTTAAAGACCTGCCTGCAGATCACTGGGCGACAGGCTATATCAATCTCGCTGTATCGCAAGGCATTATCAAGGGCTATCCGGATGGTACCTTCAAACCGAATCACAATGTAAAAATTGCGGAAGCGTTGACTGTCTACGTTCAGGGCTTGAAGATCGACGTTCGTCCATCAGCATCAAGCGAATGGTACATCCCGTACTTGCTGGAAGCGGACAGAGCAGGTATCTACGATGCAAAAGAAACACCGACAGCAGCAGCTCCGCGTGATACCGTCGCGAAGTATACGGATCGCTTTATGGAAACACCTGTATACGCAAACGGCGCATACTACGACAAAGATGGCAATGCAAAAGGAACCGATCAGAAGCTGCCAGTAGTAAAGGGCGCAGTTGCTTCGTATGACAAGTCTGGCAAAAAGCTGAAACTAGTCGGACAAAACAAAGAAATCGAAATTGCTGATTCCGCGCAAGTATATGGCAATCTGGTCGTAGGCGCGCAAGTAGAATACATCACGAAAAACGGCCGAGTGGCTTTCCTCACCGTTGTTACTTCTGACTCCGAAATCGTCGAAGGAATCGTGAAGACTGGCCTTAATTTTACAACAGCTGTAGGCGATGAGAAGAAATTCAAGGCAATTGTCAATGGAAGAGAAGTCGTTTTGGAAGTAGAAGATGGCGTAAATGTAAGCCGCTCTCACATCGGCCAAAAGTTTGTGGCAGTCGTTGGCGACAATGGCAAGATCAAGTCCATCACGATCAGCGACAATACGACAAAAGGAATTGTGGAAAAAGTATCTTCCGTGAGCGGTTCCAACTCGAAGAAAGAGCTGAGAGTAGACGGCACAACTTATGTTCTGGACTCCAAAGCAACGATCAAAGGCAAGGAGCATCCAGAGGCGAAAGCAACAAGTGCTTCGTTCTCTGACATCGAAAAAGATGACTTAGTCGAGCTGACACTCAACGTAGACGGCGAAGTATCCGAGCTTCTTTACACGAAGCTGAGTTACACGGATACGATTACCGTTGATACAGACAAAAACCGGATTCGCGTTGGCAGTGTTAATTACGAGGTGCATGAAGATACCGAGTTGTTTGTTGACGAGGACGAAGTAGATGAACTGGATGAGTTGGCGAGCGGCCAAATTGCAGTTCTTACGTTTGACAAGAATGGAAATCTGGTGAAAGTGGAGCAGGGTGTAGGTGCAGCTACGAACAAGCTGATCTCTGACACAACAGCGTATCAAGCAGGGAAGCTGGCAACTGTGAAAATCGACGGGAAAACCTACGACATCTTGACCAACGCGAAGCTGAAGGTCGATGGCGACTCCGTATCACCAACGACGATTAAAACAGATCAGTTTAATGACCACCGTATCCTTACGTGGAAATACAACGTCGGCACGAATGACATTGTAGAGCTGACTTTGGAAAAGCAAACGGTAAAAGGATACGTGACGAAAAAATCCGGTTCCAAAATTACCGTGAACGGGAAGGTGTATGAACTCTTGTCCGGCGTCACGATTGACAGCGATGCAGCATCCAACGACAACGAGTACACACTGACACTCAACAACGCTGGCAAAGTAAAGGCAATTACAGGTGCGCCTAGGAAAGTAAGTGGCGTGGTTGACTCTGTTGAGGTTCGTAACGATGACGGCAAGGTGACTTCCGCGAAAGTAGAGATTAACGGCAAGACGTACGATGTAACGGATGAAGATGCGATTGAAGATGTCGATCAATTTGAATACGTGACATTGACCCTTGATCGGGACGGCGATGTCATTGCTGCTTCCGTCAGTGGAAAGCTGGCGAAGGAAAACGCGAGTTTCGTCGGAATTGAATCCCGTGTGAACAAAGACAAATACGTATTCTTCAATGATGAATCGACGAGCTTGAAGATGACAGAAGACGCGAAGATCAAATACTACAACGGTAATGACTTGAAAGAAAGCGATCTTTCCTCCAAGGACAAAGTGGATTTGTGGACAAATAATCAAGGTCATGTTTATGTTATCGTTGTAGCCAAACGATAA
- a CDS encoding iron-sulfur cluster biosynthesis family protein translates to MITITPTAAVRLAQMIAEEADAEQLGIRLVPTTTGCGSYTYSIAITEADKHDIAQDISGIHFFYQTHEIDKLSGTVIDCDPATGRFSIFHPRPMQTDCSLTH, encoded by the coding sequence ATGATAACCATTACTCCAACTGCGGCAGTACGTCTTGCACAAATGATCGCGGAAGAAGCGGATGCTGAACAGCTCGGAATCAGACTCGTCCCGACTACGACGGGTTGTGGTAGCTATACATATAGCATCGCCATTACGGAAGCGGACAAACACGATATTGCCCAAGATATTAGTGGGATTCATTTCTTTTATCAAACGCATGAGATAGACAAGCTTTCCGGGACAGTCATCGACTGCGATCCTGCAACTGGTCGCTTCTCCATTTTCCATCCGCGCCCGATGCAAACAGATTGCTCGCTTACTCATTGA
- a CDS encoding gamma carbonic anhydrase family protein produces MLLLSFENIKPKIHPTVFLAKGSVVSGDVEIGEDSSIWYNTVIRGDIAPTVIGKRVSVQDNSTLHQSPNNPLILEDEVTVGHNAVLHSCVVRRGALIGMGAIVLDRAEIGEEAMVAAGALVPPGMKVPPRSLVVGNPAKVKRELNEADLKEFVRIRQSYVDKGKMYRQLEESPLERE; encoded by the coding sequence ATGCTGCTCTTATCATTTGAAAACATCAAACCGAAGATTCACCCTACTGTTTTCCTGGCAAAAGGCTCCGTCGTTTCTGGCGATGTCGAAATCGGCGAGGATTCTTCTATTTGGTACAACACTGTGATCCGCGGGGACATCGCTCCGACCGTCATTGGAAAACGCGTCAGTGTGCAAGACAACAGCACCCTGCATCAAAGTCCGAACAACCCGTTGATCCTCGAAGACGAGGTGACCGTTGGACATAATGCCGTTTTACATAGCTGCGTGGTACGTCGCGGCGCATTGATCGGAATGGGCGCGATTGTTTTGGATCGTGCGGAAATCGGGGAAGAAGCGATGGTCGCTGCGGGTGCACTCGTACCTCCAGGCATGAAGGTGCCACCTCGTTCGCTCGTTGTCGGCAATCCAGCCAAAGTAAAACGCGAACTCAACGAGGCTGACTTGAAAGAATTCGTACGCATTCGCCAATCGTATGTGGATAAAGGCAAGATGTATCGCCAACTGGAAGAAAGCCCGCTAGAACGGGAATAG
- a CDS encoding class I SAM-dependent methyltransferase, which translates to MRKEQDVGVYEQVGVAMTCRSYQEYVDMFSLTDEILAMGPILDVGAGASSFTAEACQQGREAMAVDPLYRMKPEEIYTKGKREIEESTQKLAGIAHTLHWEYYGSLGQHQQNRERSLEQFVAAYRADEGIGKRYVAGLLPELPFANAQFSLVLGSHFLFLYQQQFDEQFHLDAIKELLRVCQPGGRIRLYPLIGLDRKPSSMLPQLMEEIQRFGHTASLQPTSFRFLVGANHKKQGG; encoded by the coding sequence ATGAGAAAAGAACAGGATGTAGGGGTGTACGAGCAAGTGGGAGTGGCAATGACATGCCGTTCCTATCAAGAGTATGTGGATATGTTTTCGCTCACGGACGAAATCTTGGCGATGGGACCGATCTTGGACGTCGGGGCAGGAGCGTCCTCCTTTACAGCGGAGGCATGTCAACAAGGACGAGAGGCAATGGCAGTCGATCCGCTTTATCGAATGAAGCCCGAAGAGATTTACACGAAGGGGAAGCGAGAGATCGAGGAATCGACGCAAAAGCTGGCTGGAATCGCACACACCCTTCATTGGGAATATTACGGCTCGCTTGGCCAGCATCAGCAAAACAGAGAACGGTCACTGGAGCAATTCGTGGCCGCTTATCGTGCCGATGAAGGCATCGGTAAAAGATACGTCGCAGGCTTGCTGCCGGAATTGCCTTTTGCAAACGCTCAATTTTCACTGGTGCTTGGCAGTCATTTTTTGTTTTTGTACCAGCAACAGTTCGATGAGCAATTTCACCTGGACGCGATCAAGGAATTGCTGCGTGTTTGTCAGCCTGGCGGTCGAATCAGACTCTATCCGTTAATCGGATTGGATCGCAAGCCATCTAGCATGCTGCCACAGCTCATGGAAGAAATACAACGGTTCGGCCACACAGCCAGTTTGCAGCCGACGAGCTTTCGGTTTCTAGTGGGCGCAAATCATAAAAAACAGGGAGGATAG
- a CDS encoding DUF1385 domain-containing protein, with translation MIMGMSFGRGVLFHDRNVLACAEVKDGVIHMWAEKITLKTIGKLWYRIFFSFPWYYQLFHLLLAGYVLAAIVKPDWAIIDPMWVAVYIAGFHFVFPKMMKKFHGAEHKVFSYGGKKSLAALKEIQRANIVNDGCSTNLVVWFFTGFILSVFFLPLEWSVACGVAGLLVGMLGDRYVRKYFGFLYKLSAFFQKYSTTKEPDRLHLETAIRSYMLFEHIREVDRLQNAS, from the coding sequence ATGATTATGGGGATGTCTTTTGGACGCGGTGTGCTTTTTCATGATCGAAATGTGCTGGCTTGCGCGGAAGTAAAAGACGGCGTGATTCATATGTGGGCGGAAAAAATCACATTGAAAACGATCGGGAAGCTCTGGTATCGAATATTTTTCTCCTTTCCGTGGTACTATCAATTGTTTCACCTCCTGCTTGCCGGTTATGTACTGGCAGCGATCGTGAAGCCTGACTGGGCCATCATCGATCCGATGTGGGTGGCTGTATACATCGCAGGCTTTCACTTCGTTTTTCCGAAAATGATGAAAAAATTTCACGGTGCAGAACATAAAGTATTTAGCTATGGGGGCAAGAAGTCGCTAGCAGCACTCAAAGAGATTCAACGGGCAAATATCGTGAATGACGGTTGCTCGACGAATCTGGTCGTGTGGTTTTTTACGGGGTTCATTTTGTCTGTATTCTTTTTACCCTTAGAATGGAGCGTCGCATGCGGGGTAGCAGGACTGCTTGTTGGCATGCTAGGGGATCGGTACGTGCGTAAATATTTTGGTTTTCTTTACAAGCTGTCGGCTTTCTTTCAAAAGTACAGCACGACTAAAGAACCGGATCGGCTTCATCTAGAGACAGCGATCCGCTCGTATATGCTTTTTGAGCACATTCGCGAGGTGGATCGATTGCAGAATGCTTCATAA